In Marivirga salinae, a single window of DNA contains:
- a CDS encoding DUF3108 domain-containing protein: MNKYLFSSFLIFFLSFPKLLSGQCLEQSTAYQAGEEIWYDVKYNWGIIWVDAGEVMFSVEDAKWEGFDAYWFKGYGRSMPKWDWVYKVRDTFDAIGTQEQLKPLYFHRNTSEGSYKVNNKYWFDKEKETIKAEVYNSDDKEKIKKNVPFEDCIWDVLSAIYYARNLDFTNYSSEEKIPFNLIVDGKVHNLYVRYLGKEKLEMPDEKVYNTIKFSALLVEGTIFDGGEDMTVWVTDDKNKIPLKVQAKIQVGWVKAFLKSTKGLKYGAITPVNP; this comes from the coding sequence ATGAACAAATACCTGTTTTCCTCCTTTTTAATTTTCTTTTTATCCTTCCCTAAACTTTTATCAGGGCAATGTCTTGAGCAATCCACCGCTTATCAAGCGGGAGAGGAAATATGGTATGATGTCAAATATAATTGGGGCATAATATGGGTAGATGCTGGAGAAGTGATGTTTTCCGTGGAGGATGCCAAATGGGAAGGTTTTGATGCATATTGGTTCAAAGGCTATGGTCGCTCCATGCCCAAATGGGATTGGGTTTATAAAGTGCGTGATACTTTTGATGCTATTGGTACGCAGGAGCAATTAAAACCTCTTTACTTTCATAGAAATACTAGCGAAGGAAGTTATAAAGTCAACAATAAATATTGGTTTGACAAAGAAAAGGAAACTATAAAAGCCGAAGTTTACAATTCTGATGATAAGGAAAAGATAAAGAAAAATGTACCATTTGAAGATTGTATCTGGGATGTGCTATCAGCAATTTATTATGCCAGAAATCTAGATTTTACGAATTATAGTTCAGAAGAAAAAATTCCTTTCAATTTGATTGTAGATGGTAAAGTTCATAATCTTTATGTTCGCTATCTAGGTAAAGAAAAACTGGAAATGCCTGATGAAAAGGTTTATAACACCATAAAATTCAGTGCTTTATTAGTAGAAGGCACCATATTCGATGGTGGCGAAGACATGACAGTTTGGGTAACTGATGATAAAAACAAAATACCTCTAAAGGTGCAGGCTAAAATCCAAGTTGGATGGGTAAAAGCCTTTCTAAAAAGCACAAAAGGATTAAAATATGGTGCAATTACTCCTGTCAATCCCTAA
- a CDS encoding DUF7255 family protein, which produces MPNITITQNAFIKALQSYLEKIDLRSDFTSLQINFDQVYNPNEENFLELREELEIELNSLLNKNLSFTFHLLNLQPTDFNIFFEPEYHFNRYRLKTLRNSFYQDISYFDIQKWRTYCRSKEKEAFKGGLTNEIWTYPISEKLLGKADEPGYFGGNGSSGWKLHAIANFCLDLYCHQHKIKFLRLTPYDSFMSAGKIELLGNSLKLRKQEQSIQQMMSRKIGYEIPGAKNKEEIIDK; this is translated from the coding sequence ATGCCCAATATAACAATTACACAAAACGCCTTCATTAAAGCGCTGCAAAGCTATTTGGAAAAAATTGATTTACGGTCCGATTTCACTTCCCTTCAAATTAACTTTGATCAAGTCTATAATCCCAATGAGGAAAATTTTCTAGAATTAAGAGAAGAACTGGAAATTGAATTAAATTCTCTCCTGAATAAGAATCTTTCATTTACATTTCATCTTTTGAACTTACAGCCTACGGACTTCAATATCTTTTTTGAACCTGAATATCATTTCAACCGCTACAGGCTCAAAACTTTACGAAACAGTTTTTATCAAGACATATCCTACTTTGATATACAGAAATGGAGAACTTATTGTCGCTCTAAAGAAAAGGAAGCTTTCAAGGGTGGTTTAACCAATGAAATTTGGACTTATCCTATTTCAGAAAAATTATTAGGCAAAGCAGATGAACCAGGCTATTTCGGAGGAAATGGTAGTTCTGGATGGAAATTGCACGCCATTGCCAATTTCTGTTTAGATTTGTATTGTCATCAGCATAAAATTAAATTTCTCAGATTAACTCCCTACGATAGCTTTATGTCAGCTGGAAAAATTGAATTATTAGGCAATTCCTTAAAGTTAAGGAAGCAAGAGCAATCCATTCAGCAAATGATGAGTCGTAAAATTGGATATGAAATTCCAGGCGCTAAAAATAAAGAGGAAATAATTGACAAATAA
- a CDS encoding response regulator: protein MKKKLNYVLLVDDDEATNYLNKMIIEERGCAEEIIIVENGLEALKFLTNKRNGKFPQPDLIFLDINMPLMDGWEFLEEYKKLEENQKSKVIIVMLTTSINPDDKEKAHNHQEIQNYENKPLDEQKLERVLKEYFPDHI from the coding sequence ATGAAGAAAAAACTAAATTATGTATTATTGGTAGATGATGATGAAGCTACGAATTATTTAAATAAAATGATAATTGAGGAAAGAGGCTGTGCAGAAGAAATAATAATTGTTGAGAATGGCCTGGAGGCACTCAAGTTTCTGACAAATAAGCGGAATGGAAAATTTCCACAGCCTGATCTGATTTTCCTTGATATTAACATGCCCTTGATGGATGGTTGGGAATTTTTAGAAGAATACAAAAAGCTAGAAGAAAACCAGAAATCGAAAGTAATTATAGTAATGCTCACTACTTCAATTAATCCTGACGATAAGGAAAAGGCCCACAATCATCAGGAAATACAAAATTATGAAAACAAACCTTTAGATGAACAAAAATTAGAAAGAGTTCTTAAAGAATATTTCCCAGATCACATCTGA
- a CDS encoding PAS domain-containing sensor histidine kinase produces the protein MDTQSKNHIDGENSDKNGFQLLDKSGNIYKQIFNLSLIPVIVHDMEMNIIEVNKSAVKQFGYPENEFLQKKVFDLHTPDEIDHSSEVLQKMEEEEAHHAETQFTRKDGSVFDAEVTPCKYILEGQPVIHVFINDITEKKNNERRIAQYNSALKKQVVEVEKNVKQLKRKNEELEQFAFVASHDLQEPLRTVTSYVQLLEKKYSNKLDDKGHKFIEFISKASKRMSSLIEGLLKYAQIGKNSVKEEVDCNELMKLIVEDLKVLIEEKQIDIKWEKLPVVRGYKVELKSLFQNLIKNGIKYQQKDSTPRIKISAQEEKKVWIFKIKDNGIGIDKKHYNSIFTLYRRLHNQREFEGTGIGLAHCRKIVEIHDGDIWVESELNNGSTFHVSMPKFTL, from the coding sequence ATGGACACCCAAAGTAAAAACCATATCGATGGCGAAAATTCGGACAAAAATGGATTTCAGCTACTAGATAAAAGTGGAAATATATATAAGCAAATATTTAACCTCTCTCTCATTCCGGTCATTGTCCATGATATGGAAATGAACATCATTGAAGTTAATAAGAGTGCTGTAAAGCAATTTGGATATCCTGAAAATGAATTTTTACAAAAAAAAGTATTTGACCTTCATACTCCTGATGAGATTGATCATTCCAGCGAAGTACTACAAAAAATGGAGGAAGAAGAAGCGCATCATGCAGAGACGCAATTTACAAGAAAGGATGGATCTGTTTTTGATGCTGAAGTAACTCCTTGCAAATATATTCTAGAGGGTCAGCCTGTCATTCATGTATTCATTAATGATATCACAGAGAAAAAAAATAATGAAAGAAGGATTGCCCAATATAATTCTGCTTTAAAGAAACAAGTAGTAGAGGTTGAGAAAAATGTAAAACAACTGAAAAGAAAAAATGAAGAACTCGAGCAATTTGCATTTGTCGCTAGCCATGATTTGCAAGAGCCATTAAGAACTGTGACGAGCTATGTTCAGTTACTTGAAAAAAAATATAGTAACAAGTTAGATGACAAGGGACATAAATTCATTGAATTTATAAGCAAGGCATCTAAAAGAATGAGCTCCCTGATCGAGGGCCTATTAAAATATGCCCAGATAGGTAAAAATAGTGTAAAAGAAGAAGTGGACTGTAATGAACTGATGAAATTGATAGTTGAAGATCTTAAAGTCTTGATTGAAGAAAAGCAGATTGATATCAAATGGGAAAAGCTTCCAGTTGTAAGAGGGTATAAAGTGGAGCTGAAAAGTCTCTTTCAAAATTTGATTAAGAATGGTATCAAATATCAACAAAAAGACAGCACTCCTCGCATCAAAATTTCTGCTCAAGAAGAAAAAAAGGTCTGGATCTTTAAAATAAAAGACAATGGCATAGGTATCGACAAAAAGCATTACAATTCCATTTTCACTCTTTACAGAAGACTTCATAATCAGAGAGAATTCGAAGGAACCGGTATAGGTTTAGCTCATTGTAGAAAAATAGTGGAGATCCATGATGGAGACATATGGGTAGAATCTGAATTAAACAATGGGTCGACCTTCCACGTTAGCATGCCAAAATTTACCCTATGA
- a CDS encoding DUF7255 family protein, protein MILKKLYHQQISYFDELAEKMEVHWDDFLDKDLKFSYWLLYFQHSQYHLFFEPDYHFSRYRLKPLRNSFYSKDQFLIYGNGELIKDYMLYNILRKIINKRLRNEKNFY, encoded by the coding sequence TTGATTTTAAAAAAACTGTATCATCAACAAATTTCATATTTCGATGAATTAGCTGAGAAAATGGAAGTGCATTGGGATGACTTCCTTGATAAGGATTTAAAGTTTTCATACTGGTTGCTATATTTTCAACATAGCCAATATCACTTATTTTTTGAGCCTGATTATCATTTTAGTCGGTATCGACTGAAACCTTTGAGAAATAGTTTTTACTCAAAAGACCAATTCTTAATCTACGGAAATGGAGAACTTATCAAAGACTACATGCTTTACAACATTCTTAGAAAAATAATTAACAAGCGTTTAAGAAATGAAAAGAATTTCTACTAA
- a CDS encoding PepSY-associated TM helix domain-containing protein, with protein sequence MKKITNKIHLILGLGSGLVVFIVAITGCLWVFREEIKVITQEELIIENSNDEFLSITEAKAIAHSVYPNKLIHGILYDDTSEPIEAIFYQADPLFYSSVFIHPTQGTILKTENHLTGFFAFVLDGHIHLWLPEAIGTQIVKWSTVLFLLLVMSGIYLWWPRNKKNKKQRFKFDWKSTTKWKRKNFDLHSIFGFYVSIFALIFILTGLIMAFPIVNKAVYRAMGGEKEATFLIPEGSKRESPDGLKSIDNLLQKLQIEYPNAMDYEIHLPHSDSSAIYVEISNENGVFYNSDFVFFDQNTFEEIPSGTYYGKYDQANIPDKLIRMNYDTHIGAIAGLPGKIIAFLASLTVASLPITGFLLWYGRKFKKKRKKRIENRQLA encoded by the coding sequence ATGAAGAAAATAACAAATAAAATTCATCTCATTCTAGGCTTAGGATCAGGCCTTGTTGTATTTATAGTTGCCATTACGGGATGCCTGTGGGTTTTTAGAGAGGAAATAAAAGTCATCACCCAAGAAGAACTCATTATTGAAAATTCGAATGATGAGTTCCTAAGCATTACTGAAGCAAAGGCAATTGCACATTCTGTATATCCCAATAAATTAATACATGGCATTCTCTATGATGACACATCAGAGCCCATTGAAGCCATATTTTACCAAGCAGATCCACTTTTTTATAGCTCTGTATTTATCCACCCTACTCAAGGCACTATTCTTAAAACTGAAAACCATTTAACCGGCTTCTTTGCTTTTGTATTGGATGGCCACATACATCTATGGTTGCCAGAAGCGATCGGAACTCAAATTGTAAAATGGTCAACGGTTCTATTTTTACTGTTAGTGATGAGTGGAATTTACCTTTGGTGGCCAAGAAATAAAAAGAATAAAAAGCAACGATTCAAATTTGATTGGAAATCCACAACTAAGTGGAAAAGGAAAAATTTTGATCTCCATAGCATTTTTGGTTTCTATGTGAGCATATTCGCATTGATTTTCATTCTAACTGGGTTAATAATGGCTTTCCCCATCGTAAATAAAGCCGTTTACCGGGCGATGGGCGGTGAGAAAGAAGCTACTTTCCTAATTCCCGAAGGTTCCAAACGTGAATCTCCTGATGGGCTTAAATCTATAGACAACCTATTACAAAAACTACAAATTGAATATCCAAATGCTATGGACTATGAAATTCATCTTCCTCATTCAGATTCGTCAGCCATTTATGTGGAGATTTCTAATGAAAATGGAGTATTCTATAATTCTGACTTCGTGTTTTTCGATCAAAACACTTTTGAAGAGATCCCATCTGGCACTTATTATGGTAAATATGATCAAGCCAATATTCCAGATAAATTAATACGAATGAATTACGACACGCATATTGGAGCTATTGCGGGGCTCCCAGGAAAAATAATTGCATTTCTAGCTAGTTTAACCGTTGCTTCTTTACCGATAACAGGTTTCTTGTTGTGGTATGGAAGAAAGTTTAAAAAGAAGAGGAAAAAACGAATTGAAAACAGGCAGCTGGCTTAA
- a CDS encoding TonB-dependent receptor — translation MKKYLLPILLLIGMQSAFAQQSKITGTVTNTDGSPIEFVNVALKEKNTGAVSEQNGQYIISNISPGRYTLICSFVGYQSAERKIQIKENENLNINFTLKDDALQLDEITVSYTQKNKFHKDSSFIVSKLPLKDIENPQVYNSIPKTILKEQVVTNMNDALKNATGVTRLWESTGRGGDGAEFYSMRGFSVQPTLVNGMPAINNAGLDPANVESIDIIKGPSGTLFGSPVISYGGMINITTKQPYESFGGSINYITGSNGLNRIAADVNSKITDQSFARVNMAYNKQNSFQDAGFSESLFIAPSFKFKPSDKLTFLVNTEFLSSESANAPMLFLNRNAELSYDNISDFEDAYTRSFTSNDLTIKNPSFGLQAQALYEISDNWTSQTVISRSNTKANGFYHYLWDLTDGENFARYISKRNSETNTTDIQQNFLGDFKIAGLRNRIVIGLDYYNSILRDNSSGYVQNGTVNIQTQEDTGVLTTAGTNAFLEENFAGINEATNEVMSAYISDVINITPSLSAMTSVRLDRFSGKPSIYSAEPIEEQYAVSPKFGLVYQILNEKLSVFGNYMNGFVNQAPQQVADADGSNPRLKSFDPENANQYEGGIKSNFFNNRLSATASYYHITVANRLMTDPENVNNSIQGGEVVSQGYEVSLTANPIAGLNLIAGYSNNDSEVTKDYETSGYLGLRPEEAGPSEVFNFWASYSIPSGTFKGVGVGFGGNGASEHLTLNRATTGTFVLPAYQVFNASLSYSTFQYDIILKANNITDQRYYSGWSTVTPQNLRNYSLSLNFKF, via the coding sequence ATGAAGAAATATTTACTCCCGATACTTTTATTAATCGGCATGCAATCCGCTTTTGCACAACAGAGCAAAATCACAGGGACTGTTACAAACACAGATGGAAGCCCAATAGAATTTGTAAATGTTGCCTTGAAGGAAAAAAACACAGGAGCAGTTTCTGAGCAAAATGGTCAGTATATAATTTCAAATATTTCACCTGGGAGATATACATTAATTTGCTCTTTTGTAGGCTATCAATCTGCTGAGAGAAAAATTCAAATTAAAGAAAATGAAAACTTAAACATCAATTTCACATTGAAAGATGATGCGCTACAACTGGATGAAATTACCGTTAGCTATACTCAAAAGAATAAATTCCATAAAGACAGTAGTTTTATAGTTTCAAAATTGCCTTTAAAAGATATCGAAAATCCACAGGTATATAATTCCATTCCAAAAACCATATTGAAAGAACAGGTAGTTACCAATATGAATGATGCCTTGAAAAATGCAACTGGTGTTACCCGATTATGGGAATCTACCGGAAGAGGCGGAGATGGTGCTGAATTCTATTCGATGAGGGGATTCTCCGTGCAACCTACTTTAGTAAATGGAATGCCAGCCATCAATAATGCCGGACTTGATCCTGCCAATGTAGAATCCATCGATATTATCAAAGGTCCTTCAGGGACACTTTTTGGCAGTCCTGTCATTTCTTATGGAGGCATGATCAATATCACTACCAAACAGCCCTATGAATCCTTCGGTGGATCAATCAATTACATAACGGGTAGCAATGGGTTAAACAGAATTGCTGCTGATGTGAATTCCAAAATCACTGATCAATCTTTTGCTAGGGTCAATATGGCTTACAACAAACAGAACTCTTTTCAAGATGCCGGTTTTAGTGAATCGCTTTTTATAGCACCATCATTTAAATTTAAGCCTTCTGATAAATTAACCTTCTTGGTAAATACTGAATTTCTATCTTCAGAAAGCGCTAATGCTCCAATGCTGTTTTTAAATAGAAATGCTGAGCTTTCATACGACAATATTAGTGACTTTGAAGATGCTTACACCAGATCTTTTACTTCAAATGATTTAACTATAAAAAACCCTTCTTTTGGGTTGCAAGCGCAAGCGTTATATGAGATTTCTGATAACTGGACTTCTCAAACGGTTATTTCAAGAAGTAATACAAAGGCAAATGGCTTTTATCATTATCTATGGGATTTAACGGATGGTGAAAATTTTGCCCGATACATCTCAAAACGAAATAGTGAAACGAATACTACTGACATCCAGCAAAATTTCCTTGGGGATTTCAAAATAGCAGGTTTAAGAAATAGAATCGTTATTGGTCTAGATTATTACAATTCAATTCTTAGGGATAACAGCTCTGGCTATGTGCAAAATGGTACGGTCAATATTCAAACGCAAGAGGATACTGGCGTATTAACAACAGCAGGAACAAACGCATTTTTGGAAGAAAACTTTGCGGGCATTAATGAAGCCACCAATGAAGTGATGAGCGCTTATATTTCAGATGTCATCAACATCACTCCTTCCCTATCTGCCATGACTAGTGTTAGGCTAGATCGATTCTCGGGCAAACCTTCTATTTACAGTGCAGAACCTATAGAAGAACAATATGCCGTTTCTCCAAAATTCGGTTTGGTATATCAAATTCTTAATGAAAAACTTTCTGTTTTTGGAAATTATATGAATGGATTTGTAAATCAAGCTCCTCAGCAAGTTGCTGATGCGGATGGCTCTAATCCTCGATTGAAAAGTTTTGATCCTGAAAATGCGAATCAGTATGAAGGGGGAATTAAATCCAATTTCTTCAATAACAGATTGAGCGCAACTGCAAGTTACTACCACATTACGGTAGCCAATAGACTAATGACTGATCCGGAAAATGTCAATAATTCTATCCAGGGTGGTGAAGTAGTCAGCCAAGGATATGAAGTAAGTCTTACTGCAAACCCAATTGCTGGTTTAAATTTGATTGCTGGATACAGCAATAATGACAGCGAAGTAACAAAAGATTATGAGACTTCTGGATATCTGGGCTTGAGACCGGAAGAAGCAGGACCTTCTGAAGTATTCAACTTCTGGGCAAGTTATAGCATTCCTAGTGGTACTTTTAAAGGAGTGGGAGTTGGCTTTGGAGGTAATGGAGCAAGCGAGCATTTAACTTTGAATAGAGCCACTACTGGTACTTTCGTTTTACCAGCTTACCAAGTATTTAATGCTTCATTATCTTATTCTACATTTCAATACGATATCATTTTAAAAGCAAATAATATTACAGATCAGCGCTACTATTCAGGTTGGTCAACCGTAACACCCCAAAACTTAAGGAATTATTCCTTGAGTTTAAATTTCAAGTTCTGA
- a CDS encoding TonB-dependent receptor, translating to MLNRIIFACALLLTINSIDLQAQYQFTALVLDEESEEPLIGATIHNKKLGLGAVTDTTGKAIIDNIPEGKHQFQISYVGYETLSFELDFPSKEASELLTFKLHHKHGEMEEVTISSTRSSRTIDNIPTRVEFIAGGELTEKGNMKPGDIRMLLNESTGIRTQQTSATSYNSSIRIQGLDGKYTQLLRDGLPLFSGYSGSLSLMQIAPLDLKQVEVIKGSNSTLYGGGAIAGLVNLISKDPKSKPELSMMFNGTSALGLDVSSFYANRNEKIGTTIFASYNKGTAYDPAGIGLTAIPKFDRFTLNPKLFIYPREETTIEIGLNMVKEERLGGNMDFINGEDVNNPYYELNETDRVSSQILIDHSFEDNFKASFKNSISYFDRGIEIPDYNFSGLQFSSFSELNFNYVMENSEWIGGLNLWTDNFDQNLDSMAFNHSFQEYTTGIFLQNTYDFSENIAVESGLRLDYNNQYGLFPLPRLSLMYTPTNSLTFRMGGGLGYKTPTVFSEEAETLQFQSVRPLNRSELSAERSYGANFDINYSYSFTEKLSLTSNALFFYTQIENPLNLVQVQNQFEFNQSAGFIDSKGIELNLKWGYEDFKLFTGYTFADVNETLNNSTEQMPLVAKHRLNNVLMYEKHGNFWLGLEAYYFSPQKLNDGEIGQSYWIFGLMSEKRFSEMFSVFLNFENFTDTRQTAFDTVYRGNIENPQFRDIYAPVDGFVINGGIKLNLL from the coding sequence ATGCTTAATAGAATAATTTTTGCTTGTGCTTTGCTATTGACAATCAATAGCATTGATCTACAAGCTCAATACCAATTTACCGCTTTAGTTTTGGACGAAGAAAGCGAAGAACCATTAATAGGAGCCACTATTCATAACAAAAAATTAGGATTAGGAGCTGTGACCGATACCACTGGAAAAGCTATTATAGATAATATCCCTGAAGGAAAACATCAATTCCAAATTAGCTATGTCGGCTATGAAACATTGTCATTTGAATTGGATTTTCCTTCCAAAGAAGCCTCAGAATTACTAACGTTTAAACTCCATCATAAGCATGGCGAGATGGAAGAGGTTACTATCAGTTCTACTAGATCAAGCAGAACCATTGATAATATCCCTACTCGAGTAGAATTTATTGCTGGTGGGGAACTTACTGAGAAAGGAAATATGAAACCGGGCGATATTAGAATGCTACTAAATGAGAGTACCGGTATTAGAACTCAGCAAACCTCTGCCACCAGCTATAACTCTAGTATTAGAATTCAAGGATTGGATGGGAAATACACACAGTTATTACGTGATGGTTTACCACTTTTTTCTGGTTATTCGGGTAGCTTGAGTTTAATGCAAATAGCACCATTGGATTTAAAGCAAGTTGAGGTTATTAAAGGTTCCAACTCAACATTGTATGGTGGAGGTGCCATTGCTGGGTTAGTGAATTTAATTTCCAAAGACCCTAAAAGTAAACCTGAGTTAAGTATGATGTTTAATGGAACATCAGCCTTAGGATTGGATGTTAGTAGTTTTTATGCCAATAGAAATGAGAAAATAGGAACCACTATTTTTGCTTCCTATAACAAAGGTACTGCCTATGACCCAGCAGGTATAGGTTTAACGGCAATACCGAAATTTGATCGTTTTACGCTTAATCCTAAACTTTTTATTTATCCTAGAGAGGAAACTACAATAGAAATTGGTTTAAATATGGTGAAAGAGGAGCGATTGGGAGGAAACATGGATTTTATTAATGGAGAGGATGTCAACAATCCATATTATGAATTAAATGAAACGGATCGTGTCTCAAGTCAGATTTTAATTGATCATTCTTTTGAAGATAATTTTAAAGCTTCCTTTAAGAATAGTATAAGTTATTTTGATAGAGGAATAGAAATTCCAGATTATAATTTTTCAGGACTTCAGTTTTCTTCATTTAGTGAGTTAAACTTCAACTACGTCATGGAAAATTCCGAATGGATTGGTGGATTAAATTTATGGACTGATAATTTTGATCAAAATCTGGATAGTATGGCATTTAACCATAGTTTTCAGGAATATACAACTGGTATATTTTTGCAAAACACTTATGATTTCTCTGAAAATATTGCAGTCGAGAGTGGTTTAAGATTGGATTATAACAATCAATATGGATTATTTCCTTTGCCAAGATTGTCGCTTATGTACACTCCAACAAACAGTCTTACATTTCGAATGGGAGGTGGTTTAGGGTATAAAACGCCAACAGTATTTTCAGAAGAAGCAGAGACGCTGCAGTTTCAAAGTGTGAGACCACTGAATAGGTCTGAATTATCAGCTGAGCGTTCTTATGGAGCAAATTTTGATATTAATTATAGCTACAGCTTTACAGAAAAGTTATCATTAACATCAAATGCTTTGTTTTTCTATACCCAAATTGAGAATCCATTGAATCTAGTTCAGGTTCAAAATCAATTTGAATTTAACCAATCTGCAGGATTTATTGATTCTAAGGGAATAGAATTAAACTTGAAATGGGGTTATGAAGATTTTAAACTTTTCACAGGCTATACTTTTGCAGATGTGAATGAAACTTTAAATAATTCCACTGAACAGATGCCATTGGTAGCAAAACACCGATTAAACAATGTGTTGATGTACGAAAAGCATGGAAATTTCTGGTTGGGATTAGAAGCATACTATTTCAGTCCACAAAAGCTAAATGATGGCGAAATAGGGCAGTCCTATTGGATTTTTGGTTTAATGTCTGAAAAGAGATTTAGCGAAATGTTTTCTGTGTTTCTAAACTTTGAGAATTTTACAGATACTAGACAAACTGCTTTTGACACTGTGTATAGAGGGAATATAGAAAATCCACAGTTTAGAGATATTTACGCTCCTGTTGATGGTTTTGTGATTAATGGAGGGATTAAATTGAATTTGCTATAA
- a CDS encoding carboxypeptidase-like regulatory domain-containing protein yields the protein MIENNQNLNLSKLKACNQYWNEMPNHPQGKLCTNCSNVIHDFRNKNKTEIAHIHAISEGNVCGLYSKKQLRSSISFDKRPKKKSLFKSSILGLISILITPETAANIIAPKEKIESLYKYKSDNLNRTFSRNKKHVKQDSSIVTGQVKVLGEDTLGIPGINVIIKGTSTMTSTDNDGNYSIEIPQEIAYQDSVTVTFKFIGYASKNVRIQNKRQELNVMLSPDESELSVFYIYEKPPLHKRVWNWFTKPFK from the coding sequence ATGATTGAAAATAATCAAAATCTTAACTTATCTAAATTAAAAGCTTGTAATCAGTACTGGAATGAAATGCCCAATCATCCTCAAGGAAAGTTGTGTACAAATTGCTCAAATGTTATTCACGATTTCAGAAATAAAAATAAAACTGAAATTGCTCACATACATGCAATTAGTGAAGGAAATGTTTGTGGCTTATATTCAAAGAAACAACTACGTTCATCCATAAGTTTTGATAAAAGACCGAAAAAGAAAAGTCTATTTAAATCTTCCATTCTCGGCCTGATTTCAATATTAATAACTCCTGAAACTGCAGCTAATATAATAGCTCCAAAGGAGAAAATTGAATCCCTGTATAAATACAAATCTGACAATTTAAACAGAACTTTTAGCAGAAATAAAAAGCATGTAAAACAGGACTCATCCATTGTAACAGGACAAGTCAAGGTTTTGGGAGAAGACACACTTGGTATTCCTGGTATCAATGTTATAATTAAGGGTACAAGTACTATGACTTCTACTGATAATGATGGTAATTATTCTATCGAGATCCCACAAGAAATTGCATACCAAGATTCAGTAACAGTTACCTTTAAGTTTATTGGATATGCATCAAAAAACGTAAGGATTCAGAATAAAAGGCAAGAATTAAATGTCATGCTCTCACCAGATGAAAGTGAGCTTAGTGTGTTTTATATTTATGAAAAACCTCCCTTGCACAAGCGGGTTTGGAACTGGTTTACGAAACCTTTTAAATAA